One stretch of Hymenobacter chitinivorans DSM 11115 DNA includes these proteins:
- a CDS encoding M1 family metallopeptidase has translation MKKTLILSVSLLAATASWAQQAPRLTAAEPELPYRATDTKINALVHTKLDVGFDYAKRHLNGKAWLTLKPYAYATDSLRLDAKGFDIKTVALVEGTTQTPLKYDYADQNNLRINLGRTMPVGTPYTVYIEYTAKPDELKVKGSAAITDAKGLYFINPDSAVKGKPVQIWTQGETEGSSCWFPTIDRPNQKTTSEISMTVPAKYVTLSNGRMTGSTPAGAGLRTDTWKMELPHAPYLFMMAVGDFKVYEDKWRDKPVTYYLEPKYAPFAKQIFGDTPEMMEFFSKRLGVDFPWNKYAQIVARDYVSGAMENTTATLHGEFLQMNARELLDREYANNQSVIAHELFHQWFGDYVTAESWSNLTVNESMADMSEALWAEHKYGKEAADAHRAQYIRNYLNNPNNYSKNLVRFHYGDKEEMFDGVTYQKGGAIQDMLRTYLGDEVYFTGLNQYLKQNALGNGEAHQLRLAMEAASGRDLNWFFNQWYYGAGHPEVTIDYSWDAAKKVQSVTLKQTQEGPVFQLPLAVDVYVNGKPERHMVMMRQATETFQFAASAKPELVNVDATKLMVWLKKDNKPLADYVYQYSHAPLFLDRREAIMAAKDKQDDAAARTLLVKALSDKFYNLRSVAIEALNLENKATAKAAAPVLRKLAAADPQNSVRANALEALAKLKDKKDEKLFTQQLKNESYQVSGAALSGLAAVAPAKALTQAKSLETTENQNILAAVIGVYAAQGGDAQWNFVRDKFDAAPLQARFGLLEGLSNMLVRLDDPANFSQGVERVRDLAIQFKPQGAAEPLIGLLQSVKQRKTTGPNVPQAQQAIDKAVEEIQQAK, from the coding sequence CACACCAAGCTGGATGTCGGCTTCGACTACGCCAAGCGCCACCTCAACGGCAAAGCCTGGCTGACGCTCAAGCCTTATGCCTACGCCACCGATTCCCTGCGCCTCGACGCCAAGGGCTTCGACATCAAGACTGTGGCTTTGGTGGAAGGCACGACCCAGACCCCGCTCAAGTACGACTACGCCGACCAAAACAACCTACGCATCAACCTGGGCCGGACGATGCCGGTGGGCACGCCCTACACGGTCTACATCGAGTACACGGCCAAGCCCGACGAGCTCAAGGTGAAAGGCAGCGCGGCCATTACCGACGCCAAGGGCCTGTATTTCATCAACCCCGACAGCGCCGTGAAAGGCAAGCCCGTGCAGATCTGGACCCAGGGCGAGACGGAGGGCTCCTCCTGCTGGTTTCCGACCATCGACCGGCCCAACCAGAAGACGACTTCCGAAATCAGCATGACCGTGCCCGCCAAGTACGTCACGCTCAGCAATGGGCGCATGACGGGCTCCACTCCCGCCGGGGCCGGCTTGCGCACCGACACCTGGAAGATGGAATTGCCCCACGCGCCCTACCTGTTCATGATGGCCGTGGGCGACTTTAAGGTGTACGAGGACAAGTGGCGCGACAAGCCGGTGACCTACTATCTGGAGCCCAAGTACGCGCCCTTCGCCAAGCAGATTTTCGGTGACACGCCCGAAATGATGGAGTTCTTTTCCAAGCGCCTCGGCGTGGATTTTCCCTGGAATAAGTACGCCCAGATTGTGGCCCGGGACTACGTGAGCGGGGCCATGGAAAACACCACGGCTACGCTGCACGGCGAGTTTCTGCAGATGAATGCCCGCGAACTGCTCGACCGGGAGTACGCCAACAACCAGTCCGTCATTGCCCACGAGCTGTTTCACCAGTGGTTTGGCGACTACGTGACGGCCGAAAGCTGGAGCAATCTGACGGTGAATGAGTCGATGGCCGACATGAGCGAGGCCTTGTGGGCCGAGCACAAGTACGGCAAGGAAGCCGCCGACGCGCACCGGGCGCAGTACATCCGCAACTACCTCAACAACCCCAACAACTACTCGAAAAACCTCGTGCGCTTCCACTATGGCGACAAGGAGGAAATGTTCGACGGGGTAACCTACCAGAAAGGCGGCGCCATTCAGGACATGCTGCGCACCTACCTCGGCGACGAGGTCTACTTCACCGGCCTGAATCAGTATCTGAAGCAAAACGCGCTGGGCAACGGCGAAGCCCACCAGTTGCGCCTGGCCATGGAAGCCGCCTCGGGCCGCGACCTGAACTGGTTTTTCAACCAGTGGTACTACGGCGCCGGCCACCCCGAAGTCACGATTGACTACAGCTGGGACGCGGCCAAAAAGGTGCAGAGCGTGACGCTGAAGCAAACCCAGGAAGGCCCCGTATTTCAGCTGCCCCTGGCCGTGGATGTGTACGTGAACGGCAAGCCCGAGCGCCACATGGTGATGATGCGCCAGGCCACCGAAACCTTTCAGTTTGCGGCCAGCGCCAAGCCCGAGCTCGTCAACGTGGACGCCACCAAGCTCATGGTGTGGCTGAAAAAGGACAACAAGCCCCTGGCCGACTACGTGTACCAGTACAGCCACGCCCCGCTGTTTCTGGACCGGCGCGAGGCCATTATGGCCGCCAAGGACAAGCAGGACGATGCCGCGGCCCGGACCTTGCTGGTAAAAGCGCTGTCCGACAAGTTCTACAACCTGCGCTCCGTGGCCATTGAGGCCCTGAACCTGGAGAACAAGGCCACGGCCAAAGCGGCGGCCCCGGTGCTACGCAAGCTGGCCGCCGCCGATCCGCAGAACTCGGTGCGGGCCAACGCCCTGGAAGCGCTGGCCAAGCTCAAGGACAAGAAGGACGAAAAGCTCTTCACCCAGCAGCTCAAGAATGAGTCGTACCAGGTGAGTGGGGCGGCGCTGAGTGGCCTGGCCGCCGTGGCTCCGGCCAAGGCCCTGACCCAGGCCAAGTCGCTGGAAACGACGGAAAATCAGAACATCCTGGCCGCCGTCATCGGCGTGTACGCGGCCCAGGGCGGCGACGCGCAGTGGAATTTCGTGCGCGACAAGTTCGACGCGGCCCCGCTGCAGGCTCGCTTCGGCCTGCTCGAAGGTCTGTCGAATATGCTCGTGCGCCTCGACGACCCGGCCAACTTCAGCCAGGGCGTGGAGCGGGTGCGGGATTTGGCCATCCAGTTTAAGCCCCAGGGCGCTGCCGAGCCCCTCATTGGCCTGCTGCAAAGCGTGAAGCAGCGCAAAACTACCGGCCCCAACGTACCGCAAGCCCAGCAGGCCATCGACAAAGCCGTGGAAGAAATTCAGCAGGCCAAGTAG